From one Micromonospora siamensis genomic stretch:
- the dnaB gene encoding replicative DNA helicase: MSVTDDMRAEPRGGGQSAAPAPRDGQFEPREGQFEKTPPQDVAAEQCVLGGMLLSKDAIADVVEILKTTDFYRPAHATIFDKILDIYGRGEPADAITVAAALADSGDLARIGGAPYLHTCMSAVPTAANASYYARIVAERAVLRRLVEAGTRIVQLGYGTAAGGSRDVDDVVDLAQQAVYEITEKRVSEDFAVLADMLQPTLDEIEAVGAQGGVMTGVPTGFTDLDRLLNGLHPGQLIIVAGRPGLGKSTASMDFARNAAIRANQAAAIFSLEMSKVEIVMRLLSAEARVPLHVLRSGQLSDDDWTKLARCMGEISEAPLFVDDTPSMNLMEIRAKARRLKQKHDLKMIVVDYLQLMTSPKRTESRQQEVADLSRGLKLLAKEVECPVIAVSQLNRGPEQRTDKRPQLSDLRESGSIEQDADVVILLHRDDYYDKESPRAGEADFIIAKHRNGPTDSITVAAQLHLSRFVDMAIV, from the coding sequence GTGTCGGTCACCGACGACATGCGGGCGGAGCCCCGGGGCGGCGGACAGTCGGCCGCCCCCGCCCCTCGCGACGGCCAGTTCGAGCCACGTGAGGGTCAGTTCGAGAAGACCCCGCCGCAGGACGTCGCCGCCGAGCAGTGCGTGCTCGGCGGCATGCTGCTCTCCAAGGACGCCATCGCCGACGTCGTCGAGATCCTGAAGACCACCGACTTCTACCGGCCGGCGCACGCCACCATCTTCGACAAGATCCTCGACATCTACGGTCGGGGTGAGCCGGCCGACGCGATCACCGTGGCGGCGGCCCTCGCCGACTCCGGCGACCTCGCCCGGATCGGCGGCGCGCCCTACCTGCACACCTGCATGTCCGCCGTGCCGACGGCGGCGAACGCCTCCTACTACGCCCGGATCGTCGCCGAGCGCGCCGTGCTGCGCCGGCTGGTCGAGGCCGGCACCCGGATCGTCCAACTCGGCTACGGCACCGCGGCCGGTGGCAGTCGGGACGTCGACGACGTCGTCGACCTGGCCCAGCAGGCGGTCTACGAGATCACCGAGAAGCGGGTCAGCGAGGACTTCGCCGTCCTGGCCGACATGCTCCAGCCGACCCTGGACGAGATCGAGGCGGTCGGTGCGCAGGGCGGCGTGATGACCGGCGTGCCGACCGGCTTCACCGACCTGGACCGGCTGCTCAACGGCCTGCACCCGGGGCAGTTGATCATCGTGGCGGGTCGACCTGGTTTGGGCAAAAGTACGGCAAGTATGGACTTTGCCCGAAATGCGGCTATCAGAGCCAACCAGGCGGCGGCGATCTTCTCGCTGGAAATGAGCAAGGTCGAGATTGTCATGCGACTGCTCTCGGCCGAGGCGCGGGTGCCGCTGCACGTACTGCGCAGCGGTCAGCTCTCCGACGACGACTGGACCAAGCTGGCCCGCTGCATGGGCGAGATCAGCGAGGCCCCGCTCTTCGTCGACGACACGCCGAGCATGAACCTGATGGAGATCCGGGCCAAGGCCCGCCGGCTCAAGCAGAAGCACGACCTCAAGATGATCGTGGTCGACTACCTCCAGCTGATGACCTCGCCCAAGCGCACCGAGAGCCGTCAGCAGGAGGTCGCCGACCTGTCTCGTGGCCTCAAGCTGCTGGCTAAGGAGGTCGAGTGCCCGGTCATCGCGGTCAGCCAGCTGAACCGTGGCCCGGAGCAGCGCACAGACAAGCGACCCCAGTTGTCCGATTTGCGTGAATCAGGCTCAATTGAGCAGGATGCTGACGTTGTCATCCTTCTGCATCGCGACGATTACTACGACAAGGAATCCCCCCGGGCGGGAGAGGCGGATTTCATCATCGCCAAACATCGGAATGGTCCTACCGATTCCATCACTGTCGCCGCGCAACTCCACCTTTCTCGGTTCGTCGACATGGCAATCGTATGA
- the rpsF gene encoding 30S ribosomal protein S6 produces the protein MRHYEVMVILDPSLEERTVAPSLDTYLNVIRTAGGSVEKTDVWGRRRLAYEINKKAEGIYAVVDLQATPEAVAELDRQLRLNESVLRTKVIRPEMR, from the coding sequence TTGCGTCATTACGAAGTAATGGTGATCCTCGACCCCAGCCTCGAGGAGCGCACCGTCGCCCCGTCGCTCGACACGTACCTGAACGTGATCCGGACCGCGGGTGGCTCGGTGGAGAAGACCGACGTGTGGGGCCGCCGGCGCCTCGCGTACGAGATCAACAAGAAGGCCGAGGGCATCTACGCCGTCGTTGACCTTCAGGCGACGCCGGAGGCGGTGGCCGAACTCGACCGCCAGCTGCGGCTGAACGAGTCCGTGCTGCGTACCAAGGTCATCCGGCCGGAGATGCGCTAA
- the rpsR gene encoding 30S ribosomal protein S18, translated as MAKAAALRKPKKKVNPLDKDGITYIDYKDTALLRKFISDRGKIRARRVTGVTSQQQRQIARAVKNAREMALLPYTATAR; from the coding sequence ATGGCCAAGGCTGCGGCCCTTCGCAAGCCGAAGAAGAAGGTGAACCCGCTCGACAAGGACGGGATCACCTACATCGATTACAAGGACACCGCGCTGCTGCGCAAGTTCATCTCCGACCGCGGCAAGATCCGCGCTCGGCGGGTGACCGGCGTCACCTCGCAGCAGCAGCGGCAGATCGCCCGTGCGGTCAAGAACGCCCGTGAGATGGCGCTCCTGCCGTACACCGCCACGGCTCGCTGA
- a CDS encoding single-stranded DNA-binding protein: MREELVMAGDTTITVIGNLTDDPELRFTPSGAAVAKFRVASTPRFMDKASGEWKDGEPLFLACTVWRQAAEHVAESLQRGARVIVSGRLRQRSYETREGEKRTVIELEVDEIGPSLRYATAKVQKMSRSGGGGGGFGSGGGGNQGGGGGNFDDPWASAAPSPSRSGSGGNFDEEPPF, encoded by the coding sequence GTGCGCGAGGAGTTGGTCATGGCAGGAGACACCACCATCACGGTCATCGGCAATCTGACCGATGACCCCGAGTTGCGGTTCACCCCGTCCGGCGCGGCGGTCGCCAAGTTCCGGGTCGCTTCGACGCCCCGGTTCATGGACAAGGCCTCCGGCGAGTGGAAGGACGGCGAGCCACTCTTCCTGGCGTGCACGGTGTGGCGGCAGGCGGCGGAGCACGTCGCCGAGTCGCTGCAGCGGGGCGCCCGCGTGATCGTCTCGGGTCGGCTGCGCCAGCGGTCGTACGAGACCCGCGAGGGTGAGAAGCGCACCGTCATCGAGCTCGAGGTCGACGAGATCGGCCCGTCTCTGCGCTACGCCACGGCGAAGGTGCAGAAGATGTCTCGCTCCGGCGGTGGTGGCGGCGGCTTCGGCTCCGGTGGTGGTGGCAACCAGGGCGGCGGCGGAGGCAACTTCGACGACCCCTGGGCCTCGGCCGCACCCAGTCCCTCCCGCTCCGGTTCGGGCGGCAACTTCGACGAGGAGCCTCCGTTCTAA
- a CDS encoding deoxyribonuclease IV, with protein MRIGAHVDSTDPLAEAAARSADTVQFFLSDPQGWKAPKPREDAERLTSAGVDLYVHAPYVINVATLNNRIRIPSRKLLLGHADAAAAIGAKGLIVHGGHVNAGDDLAVGFDNWRKTFAYAADSGGFKLPVLIENTAGGDNACARRLDALARLWDAIGGYDVGFCLDTCHAHAGGEELLGLVDRVKAITGRIDLVHANNSKGAFNSGQDRHDNLGGGTIDPDLVVAVIRAADAPVIVETPGGATGQGADIAFLRDQLGPEGRAA; from the coding sequence ATGCGTATCGGAGCTCACGTCGACTCGACCGACCCGTTGGCGGAGGCAGCCGCCCGCAGCGCCGACACCGTCCAGTTCTTCCTCTCCGACCCACAGGGGTGGAAGGCGCCGAAGCCCCGGGAGGACGCGGAGCGACTCACCTCCGCCGGCGTCGACCTCTACGTGCACGCGCCGTACGTCATCAACGTCGCCACGCTCAACAACCGGATCCGGATCCCCAGCCGCAAGCTGCTGCTGGGGCACGCGGACGCCGCGGCGGCGATCGGCGCCAAGGGCCTGATCGTGCACGGTGGGCACGTCAACGCCGGCGACGACCTGGCGGTCGGCTTCGACAACTGGCGCAAGACCTTCGCGTACGCGGCGGACTCGGGCGGCTTCAAGCTGCCCGTCCTGATCGAGAACACCGCCGGCGGCGACAACGCCTGCGCCCGCCGGCTCGACGCGCTGGCCCGGCTCTGGGACGCCATCGGCGGCTACGACGTGGGTTTCTGCCTGGACACCTGCCACGCCCACGCCGGGGGTGAGGAGCTGCTCGGCCTGGTCGACCGGGTCAAGGCCATCACCGGCCGGATCGACCTGGTGCACGCCAACAACTCCAAGGGCGCGTTCAACTCCGGCCAGGACCGGCACGACAACCTCGGCGGCGGCACCATCGACCCGGATCTGGTGGTCGCGGTCATCCGCGCGGCCGACGCTCCGGTGATCGTCGAGACGCCCGGTGGGGCGACGGGCCAGGGCGCGGACATCGCCTTCCTGCGGGACCAGCTCGGTCCGGAGGGCCGGGCCGCATGA
- a CDS encoding maleylpyruvate isomerase N-terminal domain-containing protein, giving the protein MTPQGQHIALAQAYDGITRVVAALDDADLQRPTRCRGWVVADLLFHLLCDAQRALVTLASPADGPPDVDDVGYWRSFPPGDDGARHAWWARRSAAAFDQPTGIVRLWTDTAPAAVRAAGAAVQTSDPDACVTTQGHVLRIGDFLATLTTEAVVHHLDLVLDLPDAPAPGQLATAVAVATMDGLLSDDAVRPAGWDDVEFLLKATGREPLGERDRVELGDAAGWFPLLG; this is encoded by the coding sequence ATGACGCCGCAGGGGCAGCACATCGCGTTGGCGCAGGCGTACGACGGGATCACCCGGGTGGTTGCCGCGCTCGACGACGCCGACCTCCAGCGACCGACCCGATGCCGGGGCTGGGTCGTCGCCGACCTGCTGTTCCACCTGCTCTGCGACGCGCAACGAGCCCTGGTCACCCTGGCGAGCCCGGCGGACGGACCGCCCGACGTCGACGACGTCGGCTACTGGCGGTCCTTTCCGCCCGGCGACGACGGCGCCCGGCACGCCTGGTGGGCGCGCCGCTCGGCTGCCGCCTTCGACCAGCCCACCGGAATCGTCCGGCTCTGGACCGACACCGCACCGGCCGCGGTACGCGCCGCCGGTGCCGCCGTCCAGACGTCCGACCCGGACGCGTGCGTCACCACCCAGGGACACGTGCTGCGGATCGGTGACTTCCTGGCGACGCTCACCACCGAGGCCGTCGTACACCACCTCGACCTGGTGCTCGACCTGCCGGACGCGCCGGCGCCCGGCCAGCTGGCCACGGCCGTCGCGGTGGCCACCATGGACGGGCTGCTCAGCGACGACGCGGTCCGGCCGGCGGGGTGGGACGACGTCGAGTTCCTGTTGAAGGCGACCGGACGGGAGCCGCTCGGCGAGCGGGACCGGGTGGAGCTGGGCGACGCGGCGGGCTGGTTCCCGCTGCTCGGCTGA
- a CDS encoding glycosyltransferase family 87 protein — protein MSTQSTPATDGTGSSDHPSRSDGFVRGASELIGGPLGEHAVERPAGDHGRFWTAARIVLALACLTLALHWVQKSPCQDGAWQNNTQYTRLCYTDVLALYYAEKLNEGAVPYADHPVEYPVLTGYFMGAIGLPVHSLGADNPAINQAQWFYNANALVLSLLAVGTVATILSLRRRRPWDAALFALSPALLLTATVNWDLLAIGLAAFGLLAWARAGTGRHGSALIVLAGALLGLAGAAKMWPLFLFGPLLVLALRAGRLKAALTATAAGLVALVAVNLPVAIPYRDNWNRFFELNTERPIDWGTLWYIGRYLDGRIGTDPADPGPFEWLNLHTPTLNLLSYALFGLACVGVAALVLVAPRRPRLAQLAFLVVAAFLIFSKVWSQQFVLWLLPLVVLARPRWGAFLAWQIAEVAYFAAFYAELLGATPNHAPVIPEGVFVLASTLRLGTVVLLCVLVIREILHPELDVVRHTYRDDPDGGVLDGAPDAPWFQRWRHRDTSTEEAPTPATATT, from the coding sequence ATGAGCACCCAGTCGACGCCCGCGACCGACGGGACCGGCAGCAGCGACCACCCGTCCCGCTCGGACGGCTTCGTCCGCGGCGCGTCCGAGCTGATCGGCGGGCCGCTCGGCGAGCACGCGGTGGAACGGCCGGCCGGCGACCACGGCCGGTTCTGGACGGCCGCCCGGATCGTGCTGGCGCTCGCCTGCCTGACGCTCGCGCTGCACTGGGTGCAGAAGTCGCCCTGCCAGGACGGCGCCTGGCAGAACAACACCCAGTACACCCGGCTCTGCTACACCGACGTGCTGGCGCTCTACTACGCCGAGAAGCTGAACGAGGGCGCGGTGCCCTACGCCGACCACCCGGTCGAGTACCCGGTGCTCACCGGTTACTTCATGGGCGCCATCGGGCTGCCGGTGCACTCCCTGGGCGCCGACAACCCGGCGATCAACCAGGCGCAGTGGTTCTACAACGCCAACGCCCTGGTGCTCAGCCTGCTGGCGGTGGGCACCGTGGCCACCATCCTCTCGCTGCGCCGCCGACGACCATGGGACGCCGCGCTCTTCGCCCTCTCGCCGGCCCTGCTGCTCACCGCCACGGTCAACTGGGACCTGCTCGCCATCGGCCTGGCCGCGTTCGGGCTGCTCGCCTGGGCCCGCGCCGGAACCGGCCGGCACGGGTCCGCCCTGATCGTCCTGGCCGGCGCGCTGCTGGGGCTGGCCGGGGCGGCGAAGATGTGGCCGTTGTTCCTGTTCGGGCCGCTGCTGGTGCTCGCGCTGCGCGCCGGCCGGTTGAAGGCGGCGCTCACCGCCACCGCCGCCGGGCTCGTCGCCCTGGTCGCGGTGAACCTGCCGGTGGCGATCCCGTACCGGGACAACTGGAACCGGTTCTTCGAGCTGAACACCGAGCGGCCGATCGACTGGGGCACCCTCTGGTACATCGGCCGCTACCTCGACGGCCGGATCGGCACCGACCCCGCCGACCCGGGGCCGTTCGAGTGGTTGAACCTGCACACCCCCACCCTGAACCTGCTGTCGTACGCGCTGTTCGGGCTGGCCTGCGTCGGCGTGGCCGCGCTGGTGCTGGTCGCGCCGCGCCGGCCCCGGCTGGCGCAGCTCGCCTTCCTGGTGGTGGCCGCCTTCCTGATCTTCAGCAAGGTGTGGTCGCAGCAGTTCGTGCTCTGGCTGCTGCCGCTGGTGGTGCTGGCCCGGCCGCGCTGGGGCGCCTTCCTGGCCTGGCAGATCGCCGAGGTCGCCTACTTCGCCGCGTTCTACGCCGAGCTGCTCGGCGCCACCCCCAACCACGCCCCGGTCATCCCCGAGGGTGTCTTCGTGCTCGCCTCCACCCTGCGACTCGGCACGGTGGTGCTGCTCTGCGTACTGGTGATCCGGGAGATCCTGCACCCCGAGCTGGACGTCGTCCGGCACACCTACCGCGACGACCCCGACGGCGGCGTCCTCGACGGTGCCCCCGACGCACCCTGGTTCCAACGCTGGCGCCACCGCGACACCTCAACCGAGGAGGCCCCCACCCCAGCCACCGCCACCACCTGA
- a CDS encoding DUF5318 domain-containing protein has translation MRTQRQVVDYSLQKRAVLRELLASRVGTYDVCDASPYLKNAARFHGEPTEQRCPICRSENLIHVHYIYGDELKQSAGQARSRAELSMLAMTLREFQVFVVEVCPGCDWNHLVEQFLLGRDGLAGGADDLAEQGDAVADATPRRRREARR, from the coding sequence ATGCGTACGCAGCGCCAGGTCGTCGACTACTCGCTCCAGAAGCGAGCAGTGCTGCGTGAGCTCCTCGCCTCCCGGGTCGGCACGTACGACGTCTGCGACGCCTCGCCGTACCTGAAGAACGCCGCCCGGTTCCACGGCGAGCCGACCGAGCAGCGGTGCCCGATCTGCCGCAGCGAGAACCTGATCCACGTCCACTACATTTACGGCGACGAACTCAAGCAGTCCGCCGGTCAGGCCCGCAGCCGGGCCGAGCTGTCGATGCTGGCGATGACGCTGCGTGAGTTCCAGGTCTTCGTGGTGGAGGTGTGCCCCGGTTGTGACTGGAACCATCTCGTCGAGCAGTTCCTGCTCGGCCGGGACGGGCTGGCCGGCGGTGCGGACGACTTGGCCGAGCAGGGTGACGCGGTCGCCGATGCGACCCCGCGACGGAGGCGAGAGGCGCGACGGTGA
- a CDS encoding PadR family transcriptional regulator, whose amino-acid sequence MLELAILGLLQESPMHGYELRKELTAKLGAIRAAISYGSLYPTLRRLQAAGWITEAAETPATAEEVPALTSRRGRVVYKITAEGKERFAQLIAQAGPETYDDTGFGVHFAFFSRTDQATRLRILEGRRRTIEERREGLRDVLGRAAERLDAYTLELQRHGLDACEREVRWLEELIANERSGRAPTVPQLGTAGGRRDDNSPPPPGESRTERP is encoded by the coding sequence GTGCTCGAGCTAGCCATCCTGGGTCTCCTGCAGGAGTCTCCGATGCACGGCTACGAGCTGCGTAAGGAGTTGACCGCCAAACTCGGCGCCATCCGGGCGGCGATCAGCTACGGCTCGCTCTACCCGACCCTGCGCAGGTTGCAGGCGGCGGGCTGGATCACCGAAGCGGCCGAGACGCCCGCGACCGCCGAGGAGGTTCCCGCGCTGACCAGCCGACGAGGTCGGGTGGTCTACAAGATCACAGCGGAGGGCAAGGAACGCTTCGCCCAACTGATCGCGCAGGCCGGTCCCGAGACGTACGACGACACTGGTTTCGGCGTGCACTTCGCGTTCTTTTCCCGCACGGACCAGGCGACCCGCCTCCGCATCCTGGAGGGGCGTCGCCGCACGATCGAGGAACGTCGCGAAGGGCTACGCGACGTGCTGGGCCGAGCGGCCGAGCGCCTCGACGCGTACACCCTGGAACTGCAACGCCACGGGCTCGACGCCTGTGAGCGCGAGGTCCGCTGGCTGGAGGAGCTCATCGCCAACGAGCGCTCCGGCCGGGCCCCGACGGTCCCGCAACTCGGGACGGCCGGCGGCCGACGAGATGACAACAGCCCGCCCCCGCCTGGAGAGTCCAGGACAGAGCGGCCGTGA
- a CDS encoding transglycosylase domain-containing protein, with amino-acid sequence MARAKKRRRINLLIAAFAVFIMLAGVGVVGFTYYSTTVVLPSAIPLPLSTTIYMNDGKTVAAKLGNENRQLIKIEQIPEHVQHAVAAAEDRNFYRHSGVDYKGIARAAWNNFTGGDKQGASTITQQYARNAYENLKDDSYARKVKEAILASKLNDKYTKSQIMEHYLNTIYFGRGAYGIEAAAQTYFGVPAKKLTVAQGAVLAALIKQPVASTTHKGYDPAVNLPDAQQRWTYVLDGMVTEGWLTDATRPAKYPKVLPPSKAGSASFGVKTPKGNVINYVRKEMEQWGICSNSGAEGKPSCVDELRDGGYRITTTLDPKLQKYAEEAARPGLKGSELYGQPKNLMSALVSIDPRSGRVLAYYGGESGADFDYAGLNTDKNGDPTGGHPPGSSFKIYTLAAAIDAGVSVKSHWDATPFKPDGKNEIGNARRGAGVCGKWCTLEQSTIKSYNVPFYHVAADKEVGIGVPKVLDIARRAGVSMMWTVADNRMHDLRKETPEKAAAAGLDGWTAFGKYPITVLDHANGLATLANRGLYNKAHFVIKIQQQNRDTGLWQNVPGSGEKRDPKQLLNPQVTDEVAGVLKQIPGPNHAALDGGREAAGKTGTWEARDGSRANGHAWMVGYTPEIATAVWIGSRDPKRPELIDKDKENIGGSGLPAKIWKRYMDEALQGQPKDKLPDVTGMGNDKTGNGVEPAKPAPPPNPCAADPLNPFCPQQPQQPQQPQQPTFPGFPGGPGGGNGNGGGGGGGILPTTPPRLNPY; translated from the coding sequence GTGGCCCGGGCGAAGAAGCGGCGCCGGATCAACCTGCTGATCGCAGCCTTCGCCGTGTTCATCATGCTGGCCGGCGTCGGCGTCGTCGGGTTCACCTACTACTCGACCACCGTGGTGCTGCCCAGCGCCATCCCGCTACCGCTCTCCACCACGATCTACATGAACGACGGTAAGACCGTCGCGGCGAAGCTCGGCAACGAGAACCGCCAGCTCATCAAGATCGAGCAGATCCCGGAGCACGTCCAGCACGCGGTGGCCGCCGCCGAGGACCGGAACTTCTACCGGCACTCGGGCGTCGACTACAAGGGCATCGCCCGGGCCGCGTGGAACAACTTCACCGGCGGCGACAAGCAGGGCGCCTCGACGATCACCCAGCAGTACGCCCGTAACGCCTACGAGAACCTGAAGGACGACTCCTACGCCCGGAAGGTCAAGGAGGCGATTCTCGCCTCCAAGCTGAACGACAAGTACACGAAGTCGCAGATCATGGAGCACTACCTCAACACGATCTACTTCGGCCGTGGCGCGTACGGCATCGAGGCGGCGGCGCAGACCTACTTCGGCGTACCGGCGAAGAAGCTCACCGTGGCCCAGGGCGCGGTGCTCGCGGCGCTGATCAAGCAGCCGGTGGCCAGCACCACCCACAAGGGGTACGACCCGGCGGTCAACCTGCCCGACGCCCAGCAGCGGTGGACCTACGTCCTGGACGGCATGGTCACCGAGGGCTGGCTGACCGATGCCACCCGCCCGGCCAAATACCCGAAGGTGCTCCCGCCGAGCAAGGCCGGCTCGGCGTCGTTCGGCGTGAAGACCCCCAAGGGCAACGTGATCAACTATGTCCGCAAGGAGATGGAGCAGTGGGGCATCTGCTCCAACTCCGGCGCTGAAGGCAAGCCGAGCTGCGTCGACGAGCTGCGTGACGGCGGCTACCGGATCACCACCACCCTCGACCCCAAGCTCCAGAAGTACGCCGAGGAGGCCGCGCGCCCGGGTCTGAAGGGCTCGGAGCTCTACGGTCAGCCCAAGAACCTGATGTCCGCGCTGGTCTCGATCGACCCGCGCAGCGGACGGGTGCTCGCCTACTACGGCGGCGAAAGCGGCGCCGACTTCGACTACGCCGGCCTGAACACCGACAAGAACGGTGACCCCACCGGTGGGCACCCGCCGGGCTCGTCGTTCAAGATCTACACTCTGGCCGCCGCGATCGACGCGGGCGTCTCGGTGAAGTCGCACTGGGACGCCACCCCGTTCAAGCCGGACGGCAAGAACGAGATCGGCAACGCCCGCCGCGGCGCCGGCGTCTGCGGCAAGTGGTGCACGCTGGAGCAGTCGACGATCAAGTCGTACAACGTGCCCTTCTACCATGTCGCCGCCGACAAGGAGGTCGGCATCGGCGTCCCCAAGGTGCTGGACATCGCCCGCCGGGCCGGCGTCTCGATGATGTGGACCGTCGCCGACAACAGGATGCACGACCTCCGGAAGGAGACGCCGGAGAAGGCGGCCGCGGCCGGGCTCGACGGTTGGACGGCATTCGGCAAGTACCCGATCACCGTGCTCGACCACGCCAACGGGCTGGCCACGCTGGCCAACCGGGGCCTCTACAACAAGGCCCACTTCGTCATCAAGATCCAGCAGCAGAATCGGGATACCGGTCTCTGGCAGAACGTCCCCGGGAGCGGGGAGAAGCGGGACCCGAAGCAGCTGCTCAACCCGCAGGTGACCGACGAGGTGGCCGGCGTGCTCAAGCAGATCCCCGGTCCCAACCACGCCGCCCTGGACGGCGGCCGGGAGGCCGCCGGCAAGACCGGCACCTGGGAGGCGCGCGATGGCAGCAGGGCGAACGGGCACGCCTGGATGGTCGGCTACACCCCCGAGATCGCCACTGCGGTTTGGATCGGCAGCCGGGACCCGAAGCGGCCGGAGCTGATCGACAAGGACAAGGAGAACATCGGCGGTAGCGGCCTGCCCGCCAAGATCTGGAAGCGCTACATGGACGAGGCGCTCCAGGGTCAGCCCAAGGACAAGCTGCCGGACGTCACCGGCATGGGCAACGACAAGACCGGCAACGGGGTCGAGCCGGCGAAGCCCGCCCCGCCGCCGAACCCCTGCGCCGCCGACCCGCTGAACCCGTTCTGCCCGCAGCAACCCCAGCAGCCGCAGCAACCGCAGCAGCCGACCTTCCCCGGGTTCCCGGGCGGGCCGGGCGGCGGCAACGGCAACGGTGGTGGCGGCGGTGGTGGCATCCTGCCGACCACACCACCGAGACTGAACCCGTACTGA
- the rplI gene encoding 50S ribosomal protein L9 produces the protein MKIILTQEVSGLGTPGDIVEVKNGYGRNYLLPQGFAIAWTKGAEKQVTLIKRARGAREIRDLDHANEVKGQLEGLKVSLKARAGEGGRLFGSVTPAEIVDAVKAAGGPVLDRRRLEVPGHIKSTGTYPVSVKLHPEVSAKFDLNVVQG, from the coding sequence ATGAAGATCATCCTGACTCAGGAGGTGTCCGGCCTCGGCACCCCGGGCGACATCGTCGAGGTGAAGAACGGCTACGGCCGTAACTACCTGCTGCCGCAGGGCTTCGCCATCGCCTGGACCAAGGGCGCGGAGAAGCAGGTCACCCTGATCAAGCGGGCCCGTGGGGCTCGCGAGATCCGCGACCTGGACCACGCCAACGAGGTCAAGGGCCAGCTCGAGGGCCTCAAGGTCAGCCTCAAGGCGCGCGCCGGTGAGGGCGGCCGGCTCTTCGGCTCGGTCACCCCGGCCGAGATCGTCGACGCCGTCAAGGCCGCCGGCGGCCCGGTCCTCGACCGCCGCCGGCTGGAGGTGCCCGGTCACATCAAGTCGACCGGCACCTACCCGGTCAGCGTCAAGCTGCACCCCGAGGTGTCCGCCAAGTTCGACCTCAACGTCGTCCAGGGCTGA
- a CDS encoding RNA polymerase sigma factor — protein sequence MALSEAQINAVIDRADRGESLTGLAEEYGVTRQAVRGLLRRRGIPPRRSGRLTDHQREAVVRRYLEGASIAQIAREVGVSEPSVRGLLLRRGVPLRVHTLNHGAFDELTPTACYWAGFLFADGSVTARQGHLPTVSVGLAECDRDHLVALRTFLGSTSSISAPNPKLRSCQFAVRSTQLADRLLQLGRYTGSVNEQLTSSRDFWRGVVDGDGSIGAYAKRPGGPLSPQFRLVGRPRLLEPFVDFLSERVSCNLTVRPHKTIATVGTTGRPARGIIDLLYRDAETALSRKAERAAAIVRAGDHLVLRVRSAES from the coding sequence ATGGCTCTCTCCGAGGCTCAGATAAACGCGGTCATTGACCGTGCGGACCGAGGCGAGAGCCTCACCGGATTGGCGGAGGAATACGGCGTCACCCGGCAAGCCGTTCGCGGGCTGCTGCGCCGCCGCGGCATTCCGCCGAGGAGATCCGGAAGGCTCACCGACCACCAGCGTGAAGCTGTGGTCCGGCGATACCTGGAGGGCGCGTCGATCGCGCAGATCGCCCGAGAGGTCGGTGTTTCGGAGCCGTCGGTCCGGGGCCTCCTGCTCCGGCGTGGCGTACCACTGCGGGTGCATACCCTGAATCATGGCGCCTTCGACGAGTTGACGCCGACCGCCTGCTACTGGGCTGGGTTTCTCTTCGCGGATGGTTCGGTGACGGCCCGGCAGGGCCACCTACCCACGGTGTCGGTCGGGCTGGCCGAATGCGATCGTGACCACTTGGTGGCGTTGCGCACTTTTCTCGGCTCGACCAGCAGTATTTCGGCACCGAATCCCAAACTGCGTTCCTGTCAGTTCGCGGTCCGATCGACGCAACTCGCCGACAGGCTCTTGCAACTCGGCCGTTACACCGGTTCCGTGAACGAGCAGCTGACGTCTTCCCGGGATTTCTGGCGGGGCGTCGTGGACGGCGACGGCTCCATCGGCGCCTACGCCAAAAGGCCGGGTGGTCCGCTGAGTCCCCAGTTCCGGTTGGTCGGCCGCCCGCGCCTGCTCGAACCGTTCGTCGACTTTCTCTCCGAGCGGGTCTCCTGCAACCTGACGGTGCGACCGCACAAGACCATCGCGACGGTGGGAACGACCGGCCGGCCGGCGCGGGGGATCATCGACCTGCTCTATCGGGACGCCGAAACCGCACTGAGCCGAAAGGCCGAGCGGGCTGCCGCGATAGTGCGGGCTGGCGATCATCTCGTCCTTCGAGTGCGATCCGCTGAGAGTTAG